The sequence below is a genomic window from Candidatus Methylacidiphilales bacterium.
GGGTAATCATCGAAACCGCCCGGTTGACCAGATTACCAAGGGTATTGCCCAGTTCGCCCTGGTAACGCAGGTGAAATTGTTCGGCTGAAAAATCCGCGTCGTAGCCCAACGCCATCTCGCGCATGACGAAATAGCGGAAGGCGTCCACGCCGTAGCTCTCGATCAGGTCCAACGGATCCACGACGTTGCCGACCGACTTGCTCATTTTTTCCCGATTCTGCGTCCACCAGCCGTGAACGAGCAGGAGCCGCGGCAACGGAAGCTTGAGCGCTTTTAGCATGATAGGCCAGTAGATGGCATGGGCCGGGACCATGATGTCCTTCCCGATCACATGCACCGCGGGCCAGCGCTCGCCGACTTTTTCACCGTCGTAGCCGATGATGGAAATATAATTGATCAACGCGTCAAACCACACGTAGGTCACCTGCTCCGCGTCGAAGGGCAGCGGGATGCCCCAGGCCAGCCGCGATTTCGGACGCGAAATACAAAGGTCGGGAATGGGCGCTTCCAACGCACCGAGAACTTCCTTGGTGCGGAAGGAGGGGTAAATCCAATCGGGATTCTTTTCCAATTCCCCGCGCAGCCAGTCCTGATATTTCGCCAGCCGGAAGAAATAAACTTTTTCCTCAAGTTCGATCACCTCGCCGAATGATTCAGGAAATTTTCCGCTCACACGGTCTTTTTCGGTCAAAAACTGTTCCTGCCGGGTGCTGTAAAAACCTTTGTAAACATCCGGATAAATTTCGCCGTCATCGTACAGCTTTTGCAGGACGCGCTGGACCACGGTCTTGTGCCGGGGCTGCGTCGTTCGCACAAAATCGTCGAAGGAAACGTTCAGGCGACGGTACAGGCTTTCAAAACGACCGGCCATTTCGTCGCAAAATTCCTGCGGCTCCCGACCCTGCTTCTGGGCGCTTTGCTGGACTTTGATCCCGTGCTCATCGACTCCGGTCAGAAAAAAAACGGATTCGCCACGGCGGCGATGGTGGCGCGCCAGGACATCGGTCAGCACCTTTTCATAGGCATGGCCGAGGTGCGGGTTGCCGTTGACGTAATCGATGGCGGTGGTGATGTAAAACCGT
It includes:
- the metG gene encoding methionine--tRNA ligase, whose protein sequence is MPERFYITTAIDYVNGNPHLGHAYEKVLTDVLARHHRRRGESVFFLTGVDEHGIKVQQSAQKQGREPQEFCDEMAGRFESLYRRLNVSFDDFVRTTQPRHKTVVQRVLQKLYDDGEIYPDVYKGFYSTRQEQFLTEKDRVSGKFPESFGEVIELEEKVYFFRLAKYQDWLRGELEKNPDWIYPSFRTKEVLGALEAPIPDLCISRPKSRLAWGIPLPFDAEQVTYVWFDALINYISIIGYDGEKVGERWPAVHVIGKDIMVPAHAIYWPIMLKALKLPLPRLLLVHGWWTQNREKMSKSVGNVVDPLDLIESYGVDAFRYFVMREMALGYDADFSAEQFHLRYQGELGNTLGNLVNRAVSMITRYREGVVPSIKQEAITPADQSLRGDILAAVESYRSNMDKLQIHVAIMELWKGVARANQYVEESAPWKLAKDPALSGRLDVVLGELASGIYLLAGELEPILPGTVEKILLQLGGLPVLPGRSAPVWPSIPQGTRVGKAEPLFPRIELAAPQS